The following proteins are encoded in a genomic region of Phoenix dactylifera cultivar Barhee BC4 unplaced genomic scaffold, palm_55x_up_171113_PBpolish2nd_filt_p 000799F, whole genome shotgun sequence:
- the LOC103698223 gene encoding pentatricopeptide repeat-containing protein At5g66520-like produces the protein MDYAREVFEEMPQPSTFVYNTMIRGYSLGGDGHKGIHTYVQMRNRGTRPDSFTYPFLLRACTSLAQGKGVHSLIIKSGDLGSNVHAQTSLVTFYSNFGELECARRAFDRMPERNVVSWTAMVTGYVRHERYDDGLALFHQMHASDVEPNEMTLVDVLSACANLGAYEMGKWVHNHIERNVIVMNPTLGTALVDMYAKCGHIGKAAWVFGSLPERAIFTWNAMIGGLARHGLGEKALERFSEMQRVGMRPDDITLIAVLSACVHSGLVEKGKDYFYSMEMEFGIKPNIKHYGCLVDLLGRAGLLNDAYDVVLGMPMEPNGVVWGTLLHCCATHANVEMAETVMEHLVELEPFNDGNYVLMSNIYASKQRWIDVAKVRRFMKDRGVLKTPGCSSIEINNVVHEFIAGCTAHPQAKEICAMLDDISMRLKAEGYVPKTNHVLLDISEEDKRRALCHHSEKLAIAFGLINTGPRKTIRVVKNLRACEDCHLATKLISKVYGREIIVRDRIRFHHFKDGTCSCGDYW, from the coding sequence ATGGACTACGCCCGTGAAGTATTTGAAGAAATGCCCCAGCCATCGACATTTGTCTACAATACCATGATCAGAGGTTACAGCCTAGGCGGTGATGGGCACAAAGGGATCCATACTTATGTCCAAATGCGGAACCGTGGTACCAGGCCCGATAGCTTCACCTACCCGTTCCTCCTAAGGGCTTGCACCTCCCTTGCCCAAGGGAAGGGAGTGCACTCGCTCATCATAAAAAGTGGAGATCTGGGATCCAATGTGCATGCACAAACTTCACTTGTTACTTTCTATTCCAACTTCGGGGAGCTCGAATGCGCTCGGCGGGCGTTTGACAGAATGCCTGAGAGGAATGTGGTTTCCTGGACCGCAATGGTCACCGGCTACGTGCGGCATGAGAGGTATGACGATGGATTAGCTTTGTTCCATCAGATGCATGCTTCGGATGTCGAACCAAATGAGATGACACTGGTTGACGTGCTCTCGGCTTGCGCCAATCTCGGAGCTTATGAGATGGGTAAGTGGGTGCACAACCATATCGAGAGGAATGTGATTGTCATGAATCCCACTCTCGGTACCGCTCTTGTAGACATGTATGCAAAGTGTGGGCACATTGGGAAAGCAGCATGGGTGTTCGGAAGTTTGCCCGAAAGAGCCATCTTTACGTGGAATGCGATGATCGGTGGCCTTGCCAGGCATGGTTTGGGGGAGAAGGCACTTGAGAGATTTTCAGAGATGCAAAGAGTAGGAATGAGACCAGATGACATAACGCTTATTGCAGTGTTGTCAGCTTGTGTGCATTCAGGCTTGGTAGAGAAGGGTAAAGATTATTTCTATTCAATGGAGATGGAGTTTGGAATTAAACCTAATATCAAGCATTACGGCTGCTTGGTGGATCTTTTAGGAAGGGCGGGTCTTCTCAATGATGCTTATGATGTTGTCCTCGGAATGCCAATGGAACCAAATGGAGTGGTGTGGGGGACATTGCTTCATTGTTGTGCTACTCATGCTAATGTTGAGATGGCTGAGACAGTGATGGAACACCTTGTCGAATTGGAGCCATTCAATGATGGGAACTATGTTCTAATGTCCAACATATATGCTTCGAAGCAACGATGGATTGATGTGGCCAAGGTGAGGAGATTCATGAAGGATAGAGGAGTATTAAAGACCCCAGGTTGTAGTTCCATTGAAATCAACAATGTGGTGCATGAATTTATCGCTGGATGCACTGCACATCCTCAGGCTAAAGAGATCTGTGCTATGTTGGATGACATATCCATGAGATTGAAGGCTGAGGGTTATGTGCCGAAAACCAACCATGTCTTGCTTGACATCAGTGAAGAGGATAAGAGAAGAGCACTGTGTCATCATAGTGAGAAGCTGGCAATTGCATTTGGATTGATCAATACTGGTCCTCGCAAGACTATAAGAGTCGTGAAAAATCTTCGCGCATGTGAGGACTGTCATCTTGCCACGAAATTGATCTCAAAGGTTTATGGTCGTGAGATAATTGTAAGAGATCGAATCCGCTTCCACCATTTCAAGGATGGAACTTGTTCCTGTGGCGATTACTGGTAA